The Flexivirga oryzae genome has a segment encoding these proteins:
- a CDS encoding replication-relaxation family protein, giving the protein MARINDGLSDRDQHILADLAVHGYLSTKHLEGLHFAGHTPVTAERLSRRVLHRLQQLGLVQPIHRRVGGIRAGSSATIWQLSRAGRRLIAVNGVAKRPHEPSPRLLAHSLAVADTRLVIARLPTTTPHIQSIDVQIESAAWRRYHGLGGDRRILQPDLAATLHGEDEQGDYHDYWFCEIDCGTESIPTLLKKCRQYDDYRLNGSEQTTLGVFPRVLWIMGGARRRERTDDLRRRLNLANYPGGMFLVTTPEELTATIGAAP; this is encoded by the coding sequence TTGGCACGCATCAACGACGGACTGAGCGACCGCGACCAGCACATCCTGGCCGATCTCGCCGTCCACGGCTACCTGTCCACCAAGCACCTCGAAGGCCTGCACTTTGCTGGTCACACACCTGTCACTGCCGAGCGTCTCAGCCGCCGCGTCCTACACCGTCTGCAGCAGCTCGGGCTCGTCCAGCCCATCCACCGCCGTGTCGGTGGAATCCGGGCCGGTAGCAGCGCGACCATCTGGCAACTCTCGCGAGCCGGTCGACGACTCATCGCCGTCAACGGTGTGGCGAAGCGGCCGCATGAGCCGTCACCGCGATTACTCGCGCACTCGCTGGCCGTCGCCGACACCCGCCTGGTCATCGCCAGGCTGCCAACCACCACACCGCACATCCAGTCCATTGACGTGCAGATCGAATCAGCAGCATGGCGGCGATACCACGGGCTCGGCGGCGACCGACGAATCCTCCAACCCGACCTCGCCGCCACCCTGCACGGCGAAGACGAACAGGGTGACTACCACGATTACTGGTTCTGCGAAATCGACTGTGGCACCGAGTCCATCCCCACTCTGCTGAAAAAGTGCCGCCAATACGACGACTACCGCCTCAACGGCAGCGAGCAAACCACCCTGGGGGTCTTCCCCCGCGTGCTCTGGATCATGGGCGGCGCACGCCGCCGCGAACGCACTGACGATCTACGCCGTCGGCTCAACCTGGCGAACTACCCAGGTGGGATGTTCCTGGTCACGACGCCGGAGGAGCTGACGGCGACGATTGGGGCGGCGCCATGA
- a CDS encoding type IV secretory system conjugative DNA transfer family protein: MSKPLHRRAIGFDAPVSPTDTLAVLLGLATIPGQPRIVLEAVARDHTAAWRIGADEPVLPKLRALFRAHLPDVSLRPTNSVFSDISIEEARSVSAAHSRTVPLRHDVASIEQVTRQLFDVFASTAASDVLRLQLILGPRTAPKQAPVIDGISRTVIEGKFGQYGFGCALRIAVRAGHPARAKQLLSATAACFRVLEVPGVRISARRCGRRHVNEFRSPFFWPLWLSVDDLVALTGWPVVGDTDHELPALPRRHPKLLPAAAAHPRHGRPFGDAAEPARRGVTRPIAQPQDDALRHTHLLGLNGTGKSTVIAHLLLDDLRAGRGAVLIDPKGDLVDDILARVPRERREDIVVLDPRHDHPVGINPLVGRDPELAADSLLSVFHTLFEDSWGPRTSDILHASLLTLARRGDASLVMVPLLLTNPGFRRSIVQSEAREDPLGLGTFWATFEAWSDGERAQAIQPLMNKLRTVLLRPTLRGIFGQRTPKFDLSEVFTGNKVLLVALGKGAIGIEGAHLLGSLVTTQLWHTILARTSIPPEQRTPTNVYIDEVQDYIAGLGDLADALATARGYGVGFTIAHQELGQLREHRGAVLANARSRLVFQPSPADARDLANGFTPGVLTKEDFRALGAFQAYAQVLSRNSLTPWVSVVTRPLPPVTRRASSIRDASAARYGASLDQIERELLTLAHTPASTSPSPDTAGANQATDQLSDTHQNTPDTPTRTLSDTSSGQDAEQFGRRRPPSTTEPKGGTA, translated from the coding sequence ATGAGTAAGCCGCTGCACCGGCGCGCGATTGGCTTCGACGCACCGGTCTCCCCCACCGACACTCTGGCGGTGCTGCTTGGGCTGGCGACGATCCCGGGACAACCGCGGATCGTCCTGGAAGCGGTAGCTCGCGACCACACCGCCGCCTGGCGGATCGGTGCCGACGAACCCGTGCTGCCCAAACTACGTGCCCTGTTTCGTGCGCATCTGCCGGACGTCAGCCTGCGCCCCACCAACTCGGTGTTCTCCGACATCAGCATTGAGGAGGCGCGATCGGTGAGCGCAGCGCATTCGCGCACGGTTCCGTTGCGGCACGACGTCGCCAGTATCGAACAAGTCACCCGGCAACTGTTCGACGTGTTTGCCTCGACCGCGGCGAGCGACGTGCTTCGGCTTCAGCTGATCCTCGGACCGCGCACCGCCCCGAAACAAGCACCCGTCATCGACGGCATCAGTCGCACTGTCATCGAGGGGAAGTTCGGCCAGTACGGATTCGGCTGCGCACTGCGCATCGCTGTCCGGGCTGGACACCCAGCACGCGCCAAACAACTGCTCTCCGCGACGGCCGCATGCTTCCGGGTGCTGGAAGTTCCCGGAGTTCGGATCAGTGCCCGGCGCTGCGGTCGTCGTCACGTCAACGAATTTCGCTCGCCGTTCTTCTGGCCGCTCTGGCTGTCGGTTGACGATCTGGTCGCGCTCACCGGCTGGCCGGTCGTTGGCGACACCGATCACGAACTTCCAGCGCTGCCACGCCGACACCCGAAACTGCTGCCAGCGGCCGCGGCACACCCCAGGCACGGGCGGCCTTTCGGTGACGCCGCCGAGCCCGCCCGTCGCGGTGTCACCCGTCCCATCGCTCAACCCCAAGATGATGCGTTGCGGCACACTCACCTCCTCGGGCTCAATGGCACCGGCAAATCCACCGTCATAGCGCACCTGCTGCTCGATGATCTACGTGCAGGCCGCGGGGCGGTACTCATCGATCCGAAAGGTGATCTGGTCGACGACATCCTTGCCCGGGTACCACGGGAGCGCCGGGAAGACATCGTGGTACTCGACCCCCGCCACGACCATCCCGTCGGGATCAACCCACTGGTCGGGCGTGACCCGGAACTGGCCGCCGACTCACTCCTGAGCGTTTTCCACACCCTCTTCGAAGACTCCTGGGGCCCACGTACCTCGGACATCCTGCATGCCAGCCTGCTGACACTTGCCCGGCGTGGTGACGCCTCACTCGTCATGGTGCCGCTGCTGCTGACCAACCCCGGCTTCCGCCGCTCCATCGTCCAGTCAGAAGCACGCGAAGATCCACTCGGGCTCGGCACCTTCTGGGCAACCTTCGAAGCCTGGAGCGACGGCGAACGAGCCCAAGCCATCCAGCCGCTGATGAACAAGCTACGCACCGTGCTGCTACGTCCAACGCTGCGCGGCATCTTCGGCCAACGAACCCCGAAATTCGACCTCTCCGAAGTCTTCACCGGCAACAAGGTGCTGCTGGTCGCTCTCGGCAAGGGTGCCATCGGCATCGAAGGAGCACACCTACTCGGCTCGCTGGTGACCACCCAGCTGTGGCACACCATCCTGGCGCGCACCAGCATCCCACCCGAGCAGCGCACCCCGACCAACGTCTACATCGACGAAGTCCAGGACTACATCGCCGGGCTCGGTGACCTCGCTGACGCCCTGGCAACCGCACGCGGCTACGGCGTCGGGTTCACCATCGCCCACCAGGAACTCGGCCAGTTGCGGGAGCACCGGGGTGCCGTGCTGGCCAACGCTCGATCGCGACTGGTCTTCCAACCCTCACCGGCGGACGCCCGTGACCTGGCCAACGGCTTCACCCCCGGCGTGCTGACCAAAGAAGACTTCCGCGCTCTCGGTGCCTTCCAGGCCTACGCCCAAGTCCTCTCCCGCAACAGTCTCACCCCGTGGGTGTCGGTGGTGACGCGGCCGCTACCACCTGTGACCCGTCGAGCCAGCAGCATTCGCGACGCATCGGCGGCGCGCTACGGCGCCAGCCTCGATCAGATCGAGCGTGAGCTGCTCACACTCGCACACACCCCGGCAAGCACATCCCCTTCCCCCGACACCGCCGGGGCGAACCAGGCAACCGACCAACTCTCCGATACGCACCAGAACACGCCAGACACACCCACCCGCACCCTGTCGGACACCTCAAGCGGTCAGGACGCCGAACAGTTCGGACGCCGCCGCCCACCATCAACAACCGAACCGAAAGGAGGTACCGCATGA
- a CDS encoding phosphoenolpyruvate carboxylase, giving the protein MASDLSLFGGTGSSTALTGQPLGRGVSKQVKKSTDLVVGRGAVAYTTDTVRAGLTYSALNNIGTLVGAAEQLMQVAPGGQAYYEACLNAYALGAANAIARFQ; this is encoded by the coding sequence ATGGCTTCAGATCTCTCCCTCTTCGGCGGTACCGGCAGCTCAACTGCCCTGACCGGCCAGCCGCTCGGTCGCGGCGTGTCCAAGCAGGTCAAGAAGAGCACCGACTTGGTGGTCGGTCGCGGTGCGGTGGCGTACACCACTGACACCGTGCGCGCCGGTTTGACCTACAGCGCCCTGAACAACATCGGGACGCTGGTCGGAGCTGCCGAGCAGCTCATGCAAGTCGCCCCGGGTGGGCAGGCGTACTACGAGGCCTGCCTCAACGCCTACGCCCTAGGCGCTGCCAATGCGATCGCCCGCTTCCAGTGA
- a CDS encoding helix-turn-helix domain-containing protein, with the protein MQLTVALPNVRTLRERTGLSQEAFADRIGMHRTYWSAIERGEKNLTLKSVERIAEYFEREAVELLR; encoded by the coding sequence GTGCAGCTGACCGTGGCGTTGCCCAACGTCCGTACCCTCCGTGAGCGCACTGGCCTCAGTCAGGAAGCCTTCGCCGACCGGATCGGCATGCACCGTACCTACTGGAGCGCTATCGAGCGTGGCGAGAAGAACCTCACCCTGAAGTCGGTCGAGCGCATTGCAGAATACTTCGAGCGGGAGGCAGTGGAGTTGCTGAGGTGA
- a CDS encoding MFS transporter codes for MNFGLYWLSRAVSSFGHSMMVVAIPWQAYLLTGSASDTAWVTATSVLPYALVGIWAGVLADRTPPKSLMVLTEGVSSVLIAILTVSAYTHVTSIPVLAVIAFAVGCLTVAFDASSAVMLPRMVQTDDLPSANARVEGVSAFTRIIGPSAAGALLGTVGVPVVFMTHACTLALATIGSLLLRAQPTAGSKQCGESPGRSALVGLRYVLRDRTVSRLTLSSASLAFATGTVGAMMIPLFRGIGDYTGSQTGLIYAAGGLGWLIAAVLIAKTRFSRQVPAPVAGAAALSVVAAVATPAVLNPIASGVGTALLDGSVYYVLIATITLRQIIVPRDLLGRVHSTARSLANLGSPLGAGIAGVVAAGLGPRGSWLLLAPMAMVVTLVMLARAVRLGKTVSV; via the coding sequence GTGAATTTCGGACTCTACTGGTTATCGCGAGCTGTATCCAGTTTCGGTCATTCTATGATGGTCGTCGCGATTCCCTGGCAAGCCTATCTCCTGACAGGATCAGCTTCCGATACGGCTTGGGTTACTGCTACGTCGGTTCTTCCTTATGCGCTTGTGGGAATTTGGGCGGGCGTCCTTGCAGATCGAACACCGCCTAAGAGCCTCATGGTCCTTACCGAAGGAGTTTCCTCAGTTCTCATCGCGATCCTGACGGTGTCCGCGTACACACACGTCACCTCGATACCGGTCCTCGCGGTCATTGCTTTTGCCGTCGGCTGCTTGACGGTTGCATTTGACGCTTCCAGTGCAGTGATGCTTCCACGTATGGTGCAGACCGACGATTTGCCCTCCGCAAATGCCCGAGTTGAGGGTGTTAGTGCCTTTACACGGATCATTGGGCCGAGCGCTGCAGGCGCGCTGCTTGGTACAGTCGGGGTGCCCGTGGTGTTCATGACGCACGCCTGCACGTTGGCACTTGCCACGATAGGGAGTCTACTGCTACGTGCTCAGCCCACCGCCGGTAGCAAGCAGTGCGGTGAAAGCCCCGGACGCTCGGCATTGGTTGGCTTAAGGTACGTGCTGCGTGATCGAACTGTTTCTCGTCTCACTCTGTCGTCAGCGAGTCTCGCCTTTGCAACTGGCACCGTTGGGGCAATGATGATCCCGTTGTTTCGAGGCATAGGCGACTACACGGGGTCTCAAACGGGTTTGATTTATGCTGCCGGCGGCTTAGGATGGCTCATTGCCGCGGTTCTGATCGCGAAGACAAGGTTCTCGCGCCAGGTGCCGGCGCCGGTCGCAGGAGCAGCAGCACTTTCGGTTGTCGCTGCCGTTGCAACTCCTGCCGTCCTGAATCCGATAGCAAGTGGCGTTGGGACCGCGCTGTTGGATGGTTCCGTCTATTATGTACTGATTGCAACGATCACGCTGCGCCAGATCATCGTCCCGCGGGATCTTTTGGGTCGCGTCCACTCGACAGCTCGTTCGTTGGCAAATCTGGGAAGCCCACTTGGGGCCGGCATCGCAGGGGTCGTCGCCGCTGGGTTGGGCCCGCGCGGCTCATGGCTGTTACTTGCCCCGATGGCCATGGTCGTCACACTCGTGATGCTTGCCCGTGCAGTGAGACTAGGAAAAACTGTATCCGTTTAG
- a CDS encoding methyltransferase domain-containing protein, giving the protein MNFDDARYGDSIADDYDALGGDPGDTDEAVAFLSSLSAPRYLELGIGTGRVAVPLAKTGATVVGVDVSERMLDVLSSKESGIGVRGVLADMADLPETVGEFDCVYTLFNSFSALQTQCRQLQCMKSAHERLASSGCFIVQVSLPEPKLWDRGQRFQVWDIEPDRVILEASRVDTISQQIDLQRIVATERGLRFFPWKVRYVWPSEMVLLAKLAGFEHVEQFADWDQSPIRPQSFRYITIAKRG; this is encoded by the coding sequence GTGAACTTTGACGACGCGCGATACGGTGACTCGATTGCCGATGATTACGATGCCCTTGGAGGGGACCCAGGCGACACGGACGAAGCGGTCGCTTTCTTGTCATCCTTGTCGGCCCCGCGATATCTCGAGCTGGGTATCGGGACCGGACGGGTTGCAGTGCCGCTAGCCAAGACTGGAGCGACCGTAGTTGGAGTCGATGTCTCCGAGAGGATGCTCGACGTACTGAGTTCAAAAGAATCCGGAATTGGGGTCCGCGGTGTTCTCGCCGACATGGCTGATCTTCCAGAGACAGTCGGTGAGTTCGATTGCGTGTATACATTGTTCAACAGCTTCTCGGCCCTTCAGACACAATGTCGTCAGCTCCAATGCATGAAATCAGCACATGAAAGACTGGCATCTTCCGGGTGCTTCATCGTTCAGGTGTCCCTTCCAGAGCCCAAGCTATGGGACCGTGGCCAGCGCTTTCAAGTGTGGGATATCGAGCCCGATAGAGTAATCCTAGAAGCCAGCCGCGTCGACACGATCTCACAGCAGATTGATCTGCAAAGGATAGTTGCAACAGAACGCGGCCTACGATTCTTTCCGTGGAAGGTTCGCTACGTATGGCCCTCGGAGATGGTGCTGCTTGCCAAGCTGGCTGGCTTCGAGCATGTAGAGCAATTCGCTGACTGGGACCAGTCTCCTATTCGGCCTCAGTCGTTTCGCTATATCACTATCGCGAAACGCGGATAG
- a CDS encoding SagB family peptide dehydrogenase — MSNQEALTSNFVTVGTEHGPMVSDGWHGTFVPASELLLAILNAASTPSTLEQLSSALDISPDQLAPVAQRLEQLGLLTRDRTSSDLTAIEMIGHAVLPHGRKADLHSLPPQPWSGSLGSPTTSLPADIEIPAGIRALFRRRSRRDFADIPLPLGRIADLLALSVFDAQSIGPAEKQAQHRVSPSAGGRHPIELFLLVDRVEGLEPGIYWVDAPSRGLTIVPGGREPARVLLEQTYPAAMRSDTPAAALYLAAATRRVAWKYEQNVLELVNRDAGAVLQTLYLVATALGLAATAVAVNEHPPNSAVARFAPEPIINVGAFCLGLPVKK, encoded by the coding sequence ATGAGTAACCAGGAAGCGCTGACGAGCAACTTCGTAACCGTGGGAACCGAGCACGGTCCCATGGTTAGCGACGGCTGGCACGGCACTTTTGTCCCGGCCTCCGAACTGTTGCTAGCAATCTTGAACGCTGCATCGACCCCGTCGACGCTCGAACAACTGTCATCCGCGCTCGACATCAGCCCGGACCAGCTGGCGCCCGTTGCACAACGACTGGAGCAGCTCGGCCTCCTCACACGAGACCGCACCTCAAGCGACCTGACCGCCATTGAAATGATTGGACATGCGGTCCTGCCGCATGGCCGCAAGGCGGATCTCCATTCTCTTCCTCCCCAGCCATGGTCTGGCAGCCTCGGTTCCCCGACGACGTCACTGCCTGCCGATATCGAGATTCCTGCCGGCATTCGAGCGCTCTTTCGAAGGCGCAGCAGAAGGGACTTCGCTGACATCCCCCTTCCTTTGGGTAGGATTGCCGACCTCCTGGCGCTAAGTGTCTTTGATGCGCAGTCGATCGGACCTGCTGAGAAGCAAGCTCAGCATCGAGTCTCGCCGTCAGCAGGCGGACGTCATCCGATTGAGCTCTTCCTCCTTGTCGATCGTGTTGAGGGACTTGAGCCCGGAATCTACTGGGTGGACGCTCCCAGCCGCGGGCTCACAATCGTTCCGGGTGGGCGGGAGCCAGCGCGGGTTCTCCTGGAACAAACCTATCCGGCTGCAATGCGAAGCGATACGCCGGCCGCAGCTCTCTATCTAGCAGCAGCTACCCGCCGCGTCGCGTGGAAGTATGAGCAGAATGTCCTTGAACTCGTCAATCGTGATGCTGGTGCGGTCCTTCAAACGCTCTACCTAGTTGCCACTGCTCTGGGTCTTGCAGCGACAGCTGTTGCTGTCAACGAGCATCCGCCAAACTCAGCCGTCGCCAGGTTCGCACCAGAGCCCATCATCAACGTTGGCGCCTTCTGTCTAGGATTGCCGGTGAAGAAGTGA